From a region of the Arachis ipaensis cultivar K30076 chromosome B09, Araip1.1, whole genome shotgun sequence genome:
- the LOC107618154 gene encoding 39S ribosomal protein L45, mitochondrial has translation MMHLKRFQFVRTLYRASSSSSSSSSYLLGSSCRSYSSALSNGSERSFRSFYPHLNNGYNEFSLASVKALTLRSTMAAELSLFMNDKRLLSTQVKSAPPHARPVGQQIALTSPGFVYEPYKPREKIPLWKRLFTRTGWRRTKEDMILELKSAYAIAKLRKKGYSKKEFYNEVANIYKELNTLIANGDKKTLRKVVTENMFSALKNEIKQRESVWSKVYWEMVQPVVSIRTLRARLIGVDRKDHDKVFIQLTLEIMAKQKFEAYDSKGAVVAGDKNKEVLVCDIWVFEKSLFHKGSYWRVCGRLSTKAS, from the exons ATGATGCATCTCAAACGCTTTCAGTTTGTTCGCACGCTTTaccgtgcttcttcttcttcttcctcctcctcctcatacCT GCTCGGTAGTAGCTGCAGGAGCTATTCCAGTGCTCTATCCAATG GTTCTGAGCGTAGTTTTAGGAGCTTCTATCCTCATTTGAATAATGGATACAATGAATTTTCCTTGGCTAGTGTTAAGGCTTTGACTCTCAGGTCTACAATG GCTGCGGAGTTGTCTCTTTTCATGAACGATAAGAGGCTTTTATCAACTCAAGTAAAAAGCGCTCCCCCTCATGCAAGACCAGTG GGACAACAAATAGCATTAACGAGCCCTGGATTTGTCTATGAACCTTACAAACCTCGTGAAAAAATCCCACTTTGGAAGAG ATTGTTCACTAGAACTGGTTGGAGAAGAACTAAAGAAGACATGATTCTGGAG CTAAAAAGTGCCTATGCCATTGCAAAGTTAAGGAAAAAAGGATATTCAAAAAAAGAATTCTACAATGAGGTTGCCAATATCTACAAGGAG TTAAACACTCTAATAGCTAATGGTGACAAAAAGACATTAAGGAAAGTAGTTACGGAGAATATGTTTTCT GCACTAAAGAATGAAATTAAGCAAAGAGAATCTGTGTGGAGCAAGGTATACTGGGAAATGGTTCAGCCTGTTGTGAGCATACGAACATTGCGTGCTCGTTTG ATTGGTGTCGATAGAAAAGACCATGATAAAGTATTTATTCAGCTTACTCTAGAGATTATGGCTAAGCAG AAGTTTGAGGCATACGACTCAAAAGGTGCTGTAGTAGCTGGTGATAAAAATAAGGAG GTTCTTGTCTGTGATATATGGGTTTTTGAGAAGTCTCTATTTCACAAAGGATCATATTGGCGTGTTTGTGGACGATTATCTACAAAAGCATCATAG
- the LOC107618155 gene encoding phosphoglycerate mutase-like protein AT74 produces the protein MLPKRIILMRHGESQGNLDTSAYTTTPDHAIQLTPQGIQQARRAGGDLRRLMSGEECSPEWRAYFYVSPYARTRSTLREVGRRLSRKRVIGVREESRIREQDFGNFQIEDRMKAVKETRERFGRFFYRFPEGESAADVFDRISSFFESLWRDLDMNRLRHDPCNDLNLVIVSHGLTSRIFLMKWFKWTVEQFEHLNNFGNCEFRVMQLGTGGEYSLAVHHTAQEMLEWGLSPEMIADQKWRATACRGDWNDQCPWYLDAFFDHLPDSDDEIAEKEDETNT, from the exons ATGCTTCCGAAAAGAATAATCCTGATGCGGCACGGCGAGTCACAAGGGAACCTTGACACGTCAGCATACACAACAACCCCCGACCACGCCATCCAGCTGACTCCGCAAGGGATCCAGCAGGCCCGGCGCGCCGGGGGCGATCTCCGGCGGCTGATGTCCGGCGAGGAATGCTCGCCGGAGTGGCGCGCGTACTTCTACGTGTCGCCATACGCGCGTACAAGGTCGACGCTGAGGGAGGTTGGGAGGAGGTTAAGCCGGAAGAGAGTGATAGGGGTGAGGGAGGAGTCTCGGATTAGAGAGCAGGATTTCGGGAACTTTCAGATTGAAGACAGGATGAAGGCTGTGAAGGAGACGCGTGAGAGGTTTGGAAGGTTCTTTTATCGCTTTCCCGAGGGAGAATCTGCCGCCGATGTATTCGATCGCATCTCAA GTTTCTTTGAATCTCTCTGGAGGGACCTTGACATGAATAGGCTTCGTCATGATCCTTGCAATGATTTGAATCTTGTGATTGTGTCTCATGGGCTGACATCACGTATTTTCCTAATGAAGTGGTTCAAATGGACAGTTGAACAGTTTGAGCACCTAAACAATTTTGGCAACTGCGAGTTCCGGGTCATGCAGCTAGGAACTGGCGGGGAATACAGCTTAGCAGTTCATCATACAGCACAAGAAATGCTGGAATGGGGCCTCTCCCCTGAGATGATAGCCGACCAAAAATGGCGTGCCACCGCATGCAGGGGTGACTGGAATGATCAGTGTCCGTGGTACCTTGATGCTTTTTTTGATCATCTTCCTGACTCTGACGATGAGATTGCTGAAAAGGAAGATGAAACAAATACATGA